In Tsuneonella amylolytica, one genomic interval encodes:
- the rlmN gene encoding 23S rRNA (adenine(2503)-C(2))-methyltransferase RlmN yields the protein MSDTALMPIPGHVDPVPVARDITPRADGRVDLLGLPRSRIADLFAEAGLDAKAAKLRAKQVFHWLYHRGVTEFAAMTDIAKTMRPWLAERFVVGRPEVVEAQHSTDGTRKWLLRTADGHEFEMVFIPDADRGTLCVSSQVGCTLNCRFCHTGTMKLVRNLTPGEIVGQVMLARDALGEWPKGSMAGLEDAEDAGHYSSDGRLLTNIVMMGMGEPLYNFDNVRDALKLVMDGDGLALSKRRITLSTSGVVPMMDRCGEEIGVNLAVSLHAVTKDVRDEIVPLNRKYGIDELLSACAAYPGASNARRITFEYVMLKDKNDSDDDARELVRLIRLYDLPAKVNLIPFNPWPGAPYECSTPERVKRFSEIVFEHGISAPVRTPRGRDIDAACGQLKTAAEKKSRAERDREAAAAETA from the coding sequence ATGTCCGACACCGCCCTCATGCCCATTCCGGGTCACGTCGACCCCGTGCCCGTCGCCCGCGACATCACGCCCCGTGCCGACGGCCGCGTCGATCTTCTCGGCCTGCCCCGTTCGCGCATCGCGGATCTGTTCGCCGAGGCCGGACTGGACGCCAAGGCGGCCAAGCTTCGCGCCAAGCAGGTCTTCCATTGGCTCTATCACCGCGGCGTGACCGAATTCGCGGCGATGACCGATATCGCCAAGACGATGCGGCCTTGGCTGGCTGAACGCTTCGTCGTCGGCCGGCCCGAAGTCGTCGAGGCGCAGCATTCGACCGACGGCACGCGCAAGTGGCTACTGCGCACCGCCGACGGGCACGAATTCGAGATGGTCTTCATTCCCGATGCCGATCGCGGGACCCTGTGCGTCTCCAGCCAGGTCGGCTGCACGCTCAACTGCCGGTTCTGCCACACCGGGACGATGAAGCTGGTGCGCAATCTCACCCCGGGCGAGATCGTGGGCCAGGTCATGCTGGCGCGCGATGCGCTGGGCGAATGGCCCAAGGGGAGCATGGCCGGACTGGAGGACGCGGAGGATGCCGGACACTATTCGTCCGACGGACGGCTGCTCACCAACATCGTGATGATGGGCATGGGGGAACCGCTCTACAATTTCGACAACGTGCGAGATGCGCTGAAGCTGGTGATGGACGGCGACGGACTGGCGCTCAGCAAGCGGCGGATCACGCTTTCGACCAGCGGCGTCGTGCCGATGATGGACCGCTGCGGCGAGGAGATCGGGGTGAACCTCGCGGTCTCGCTCCATGCCGTCACCAAGGACGTGCGCGACGAGATCGTACCACTCAACCGCAAGTACGGCATCGACGAACTGCTGTCGGCCTGCGCCGCCTATCCTGGTGCGAGCAATGCGCGGCGGATCACCTTCGAATACGTGATGCTCAAGGACAAGAACGACAGCGACGACGACGCACGCGAGCTCGTCCGCCTGATCCGGCTGTACGATCTGCCTGCCAAGGTGAACCTCATCCCGTTCAATCCGTGGCCGGGCGCGCCCTACGAATGCTCGACCCCGGAGCGCGTGAAGCGCTTTTCCGAGATCGTTTTCGAGCACGGCATCAGCGCTCCGGTCCGCACCCCGCGCGGCCGCGACATCGATGCCGCCTGCGGCCAGCTCAAGACCGCCGCGGAAAAGAAGAGCCGCGCCGAGAGGGACCGCGAGGCGGCAGCAGCGGAGACGGCTTGA
- a CDS encoding argininosuccinate synthase yields MSDIKKVVLAYSGGLDTSVILKWLQVTYNCEVVTFTADLGQGEELEPARAKAKLMGVPDEHIYIDDLRQEFVRDFVFPIMRANARYEGDYLLGTSIARPLISKRLIEIARETGADAIAHGATGKGNDQVRFELSAYALDPDIKVIAPWREWDLTSRTALIAWAEAHQIPVPKDKRGESPFSTDANLLHTSSEGKVLEDPWEETPDYVYSRTDDPENAPDTPEYITLDFERGDGTALNGEAMSPATLLAALNDLGRRHGIGRLDLVENRYVGMKSRGMYETPGGEIYARAHRGIEQITLDRGAAHLKDELMPKYAELIYNGFWFSPEREMLQAAIDLSQEKVGGTVRLKLYKGNASVVGRKSANSLYSERHVTFEDDAGAYDQTDAQGFIKLNALRLRLLAQRDR; encoded by the coding sequence ATGTCCGACATCAAGAAGGTCGTCCTCGCCTACAGCGGCGGGCTCGACACCAGCGTGATCCTCAAGTGGCTGCAGGTCACCTACAACTGCGAGGTCGTCACCTTCACCGCCGATCTCGGACAGGGCGAAGAACTGGAGCCGGCGCGCGCCAAGGCGAAGCTGATGGGCGTGCCCGACGAGCACATCTACATCGACGACCTGCGTCAGGAATTCGTGCGCGACTTCGTGTTTCCGATAATGCGCGCCAACGCCCGATACGAAGGAGACTACCTGCTCGGCACCAGCATCGCCCGTCCGCTCATTTCCAAGCGCCTCATCGAGATCGCCCGGGAAACCGGCGCCGACGCGATCGCCCACGGCGCGACCGGCAAGGGCAACGATCAGGTGCGTTTCGAGCTGTCGGCCTACGCGCTCGATCCCGACATCAAGGTCATCGCCCCGTGGCGCGAATGGGATCTCACCAGCCGCACCGCGCTGATCGCCTGGGCCGAGGCGCACCAGATTCCCGTGCCGAAGGACAAGCGCGGCGAGAGCCCGTTCTCGACCGACGCGAACCTCCTTCACACCTCGTCCGAAGGCAAGGTGCTCGAGGATCCGTGGGAGGAGACGCCCGACTACGTCTATTCGCGCACCGACGATCCCGAGAACGCGCCTGATACGCCCGAGTACATCACGCTCGACTTCGAGCGGGGTGACGGCACGGCGCTGAACGGCGAGGCGATGAGCCCGGCGACCCTGCTCGCTGCGCTCAACGATCTCGGCCGCAGGCATGGCATCGGACGGCTCGATCTCGTCGAGAACCGCTACGTCGGCATGAAGAGCCGCGGCATGTACGAAACGCCCGGCGGCGAGATCTACGCCCGTGCGCACCGGGGTATCGAGCAGATCACCCTCGACCGCGGTGCCGCGCACCTCAAGGACGAGCTGATGCCCAAGTACGCGGAGCTCATCTACAACGGGTTCTGGTTCTCCCCGGAACGCGAGATGCTGCAGGCGGCCATCGATCTCAGCCAGGAGAAGGTCGGCGGCACCGTTCGCCTCAAGCTCTACAAGGGCAACGCGAGCGTGGTGGGGCGCAAGTCCGCCAATTCGCTCTATTCGGAACGGCACGTCACGTTCGAGGACGACGCCGGAGCTTACGACCAGACGGATGCGCAAGGCTTCATCAAGCTCAACGCACTGCGGCTACGGCTGCTGGCGCAGCGCGATCGCTGA
- a CDS encoding retron Ec67 family RNA-directed DNA polymerase/endonuclease encodes MLTDLKDCTTRAALASILGVEAKELAYVLYKIDQGSKYTSFCISKKNGGTRQIQAPIPKLRFIQSRLQQISMACCDDIADLGIYKGKLSFAFQKDRNIFENARPHVGKRFILNLDIRDFFHQCNFGRVRGYFIHSKEWKLDPAVATVIAQIACVDEGLPQGSPSSPIIANLLGQILDVRLTRFLHPRRCTYTRYCDDITISTDMRVFPRDVAVQDDSWPSGWALAAPLEDIFVRADFPINYNKLRMSFDCSKKVVTGLTVNRFPNIDRKFYRDTRLLLDRYAQTSSCKYIEFTGNFGNNCDNTETKNKNPILRLGGRLAFIHHIKSRTSLIGYPGIVHPQNPQFYGMVQTYAFAKDFVFNSIPTVVTEGPSDIIHLKAAIRANPAWAPHIFDSKENRFLVKFARHDGLFATVLGMSGGTGNIGRFLDLYYSRFKRINYKIRTQPSVIVVDNDKGSHGILKRLSNIHKMKLSTGDGLVVKKLQPFFYICKTPQLAGKAETAIEDLLPSAITGMVVGGKTFEPDTKKFESSKNFGKIFLAKMVATQHSATAYANFQQFITGLDDAVAGVAK; translated from the coding sequence ATGCTAACCGATCTGAAAGATTGTACAACGAGAGCTGCATTAGCTTCAATTCTGGGTGTAGAAGCCAAGGAGCTGGCATACGTTTTATATAAGATTGATCAGGGCTCCAAATATACATCATTTTGTATTAGTAAGAAAAATGGTGGTACCCGCCAAATTCAGGCTCCCATCCCTAAACTGCGTTTTATACAATCCAGATTGCAGCAGATTTCAATGGCATGCTGTGATGACATTGCCGATTTAGGAATCTACAAAGGCAAGTTATCATTTGCGTTTCAAAAGGACCGCAATATCTTTGAAAACGCGCGACCACACGTCGGTAAGCGTTTTATTCTGAACCTAGACATCCGAGACTTCTTTCACCAATGCAACTTCGGAAGAGTTAGAGGATATTTTATCCATTCCAAAGAATGGAAGCTTGATCCAGCAGTAGCCACTGTGATCGCTCAGATTGCTTGTGTGGACGAAGGTCTTCCTCAAGGGAGTCCGAGTTCCCCCATTATCGCAAATCTATTGGGGCAAATTCTCGACGTCAGGCTTACGAGATTTCTTCATCCGCGTCGCTGCACATATACCCGTTATTGTGACGATATCACTATATCAACAGATATGAGGGTATTCCCACGGGATGTCGCCGTTCAGGATGACAGCTGGCCTAGTGGCTGGGCTCTGGCCGCCCCTTTGGAGGACATTTTTGTACGGGCAGATTTTCCGATCAATTACAATAAGCTGAGAATGTCATTTGACTGTTCCAAAAAGGTCGTAACGGGCCTCACTGTAAATCGCTTCCCAAATATAGATAGGAAGTTCTACCGAGATACGCGACTACTATTGGATCGTTATGCGCAAACCTCTTCTTGCAAATACATAGAATTTACGGGGAACTTTGGAAATAACTGTGATAACACAGAAACGAAAAACAAAAATCCTATTCTACGTTTAGGAGGCAGGCTCGCCTTCATACACCACATCAAAAGCCGTACATCGTTGATCGGATACCCCGGAATCGTTCACCCTCAAAATCCTCAATTTTACGGCATGGTGCAGACTTACGCGTTTGCCAAGGACTTCGTCTTTAATAGTATTCCAACAGTAGTGACTGAGGGTCCGAGTGACATCATCCACTTGAAGGCCGCGATCAGAGCGAACCCTGCGTGGGCGCCTCACATATTCGATTCAAAGGAAAACCGCTTTCTTGTGAAGTTTGCTAGACACGACGGATTATTTGCCACTGTACTTGGCATGTCGGGAGGCACTGGCAACATCGGAAGATTTCTCGATCTTTATTACTCCAGATTCAAGAGAATAAATTACAAAATCAGAACTCAACCGTCTGTCATTGTTGTGGATAACGACAAAGGTTCGCACGGAATTTTGAAACGACTTAGCAATATCCACAAGATGAAACTCTCCACCGGCGATGGCCTCGTAGTCAAAAAGCTTCAGCCCTTTTTTTACATTTGCAAAACGCCCCAGCTCGCGGGAAAAGCTGAAACGGCGATTGAAGATCTGCTGCCGAGCGCGATAACGGGAATGGTGGTTGGCGGTAAAACCTTCGAGCCGGACACAAAGAAGTTTGAGTCATCCAAGAATTTTGGAAAGATTTTCCTTGCTAAGATGGTGGCCACCCAACACTCGGCGACTGCCTACGCAAACTTCCAGCAGTTCATCACCGGCTTAGACGACGCAGTCGCTGGGGTCGCTAAATAG
- a CDS encoding septal ring lytic transglycosylase RlpA family protein, with protein MDGRPNIFRRTALRGLALAVAMALPASAGAPALAESGTGRFETSFSAVPAPSTAFVAVASAVDIAAIEPAVEAEDEGRSIAGGVASFYADKFNGRRTASGEAFSNSGLTAAHRTLPFGTRLRVTNPSNGKSVVVRVNDRGPFHGNRVLDVSRAAASELGLVQRGSGRVELALLD; from the coding sequence ATGGACGGACGCCCGAACATCTTCCGCCGCACGGCGCTGCGCGGTCTCGCACTTGCCGTTGCGATGGCTCTCCCCGCATCTGCCGGCGCCCCTGCCTTAGCCGAAAGCGGTACCGGACGTTTCGAAACAAGCTTCTCCGCCGTGCCGGCGCCCTCGACCGCGTTCGTCGCTGTCGCCAGCGCGGTCGACATCGCCGCGATCGAACCTGCCGTCGAGGCCGAAGACGAGGGCCGCAGCATCGCGGGCGGCGTCGCCAGCTTCTACGCCGACAAGTTCAACGGCCGCCGCACCGCCAGCGGGGAGGCGTTCAGCAACAGCGGCCTCACCGCCGCGCACCGCACCCTGCCCTTCGGCACCCGGCTGCGCGTGACCAACCCGTCGAACGGCAAGTCCGTCGTGGTCCGCGTCAACGATCGCGGTCCGTTTCACGGCAACCGCGTTCTGGACGTCAGCCGCGCCGCCGCCAGCGAGCTTGGCCTGGTCCAGCGCGGCAGCGGCCGCGTGGAGCTCGCCCTCCTCGACTGA
- a CDS encoding GFA family protein, whose product MRVTGETRHWIHRHFCPTCGGSVVARWEDEIEVHLGTLDEPSRFTPTYESWTVRREDWLPTFAGMRGFERNRNS is encoded by the coding sequence GTGCGCGTAACCGGCGAGACCCGCCACTGGATCCACCGCCACTTCTGCCCCACCTGCGGCGGATCGGTCGTAGCCCGCTGGGAGGACGAGATCGAAGTCCACCTCGGCACCCTCGACGAGCCGAGCCGCTTCACCCCGACCTACGAAAGCTGGACCGTGCGGCGGGAGGACTGGCTACCGACGTTTGCGGGGATGCGCGGGTTTGAAAGAAACCGCAACAGCTAA
- a CDS encoding hypervirulence associated TUDOR domain-containing protein produces MADSDEKTFSKGDKVKWNSSGGTAHGKVVKKLTSETHIKDHKVAASEDDPQYLVETEDGAQAAHKPSALTNDD; encoded by the coding sequence ATGGCCGACAGCGACGAGAAGACCTTCAGCAAGGGCGACAAGGTCAAGTGGAACAGCAGCGGCGGAACCGCGCACGGCAAGGTCGTGAAGAAGCTGACCAGCGAGACCCACATCAAGGATCACAAGGTCGCCGCGTCGGAGGACGATCCGCAGTACCTTGTCGAGACTGAAGACGGCGCGCAGGCCGCGCACAAGCCATCCGCGCTGACGAATGACGACTGA
- a CDS encoding cytochrome b/b6 domain-containing protein, translating to MKRHALSTRLWHWVNLVCVVILFMSGLNISNAHPRLYWGKWGFDAADAWLIVPRFPEWSTIPGYYSLAGARDWHTLMVWPFALGLLMMWIAMLANRHFKRDLMTTREEWRWSAIRRDIAKHLRLDFHHEGSKLNFLQKLTYGLVLGVILPGMIVTGMGISPGMEPYLAPLIELVGGRQSMRSLHFICAWALFGFFVLHVVLVLLSHPLKQMRAMITGGRENAA from the coding sequence ATGAAACGACACGCCCTGTCGACCCGTCTATGGCACTGGGTGAACCTCGTCTGCGTGGTGATCCTGTTCATGAGCGGGCTCAACATCTCGAACGCGCACCCGCGGCTCTACTGGGGGAAGTGGGGCTTCGACGCTGCCGACGCATGGCTGATCGTACCGCGCTTTCCCGAATGGTCGACCATTCCCGGCTACTACAGCCTGGCCGGAGCGCGCGACTGGCACACGCTGATGGTCTGGCCGTTTGCGCTAGGCCTGCTGATGATGTGGATCGCGATGCTCGCAAACCGGCATTTCAAGCGCGACCTGATGACGACGAGGGAGGAATGGCGCTGGAGCGCGATCCGCCGCGACATCGCCAAGCACCTCCGGCTCGACTTCCACCACGAGGGGTCGAAGCTCAATTTCCTGCAGAAGCTCACCTACGGCCTCGTGCTGGGCGTCATCCTGCCTGGTATGATCGTGACCGGCATGGGCATCAGCCCGGGGATGGAGCCCTATCTCGCGCCGCTCATCGAACTGGTCGGCGGTCGCCAGTCGATGCGGTCGCTGCACTTCATCTGCGCCTGGGCGCTGTTCGGCTTCTTCGTCCTGCACGTCGTGCTGGTGCTGCTGTCGCACCCGCTCAAGCAGATGCGGGCGATGATCACGGGAGGGCGCGAAAATGCAGCGTAG
- a CDS encoding MOSC domain-containing protein codes for MIVEAICAGRAAALPGGKRSAIAKVPLAGPVAIGTGGIAGDEQVDRRHHGWPAMAVHLYPAGHYDWLRAVAGDPPALAGPGSMGENLSGRGLDEADVRIGDRFRLGTALLEASQPRQPCATIERHLACKGVVKAIVESGRCGIFFRVLEPGIAQAGDRLELTESGSEGWSIRRAFFLVYGGGRPDRAELDELAALTAVSDRLVRDIERKHPRPALR; via the coding sequence TTGATCGTCGAGGCGATCTGCGCCGGGCGGGCGGCAGCGCTTCCCGGCGGCAAGCGCAGCGCCATCGCCAAGGTGCCTCTGGCGGGCCCGGTGGCGATCGGCACAGGCGGGATCGCCGGCGACGAACAGGTCGACCGCAGACATCACGGGTGGCCGGCGATGGCGGTCCACCTCTATCCTGCAGGTCACTACGACTGGCTGCGCGCGGTCGCCGGCGATCCGCCCGCTCTGGCCGGCCCGGGCAGCATGGGCGAAAACCTCTCGGGCCGCGGGCTCGACGAAGCGGACGTTCGGATCGGCGACCGTTTCCGCCTCGGCACCGCGTTGCTGGAGGCGAGCCAGCCGCGCCAACCATGCGCGACCATCGAACGGCACCTCGCGTGCAAGGGGGTGGTCAAGGCGATCGTCGAGAGCGGCCGCTGCGGCATTTTCTTCCGCGTGCTCGAACCCGGCATTGCGCAGGCGGGCGATCGGCTCGAACTGACAGAAAGCGGGTCGGAAGGCTGGAGCATCCGCCGTGCGTTCTTCCTCGTCTATGGTGGCGGACGCCCCGACCGGGCCGAACTCGACGAGCTCGCCGCCCTGACCGCTGTGTCGGACAGGCTGGTCCGCGACATCGAGCGGAAGCATCCGCGTCCCGCCCTCCGATAA
- a CDS encoding glycine zipper 2TM domain-containing protein: protein MKKTMLVIAAAGLTLPMAAPAAADPPRWAPAHGKRAKDAQRHYQQRYAQQAYQPRYYTSNQGTQYWAGDDGRYYCKRSNGTTGLLIGAAGGALLGRTILSGGDRTLGTVIGAAAGALLGRQLDRGEVRCR from the coding sequence ATGAAGAAGACCATGCTCGTCATCGCCGCCGCCGGCCTCACCCTGCCGATGGCCGCGCCGGCCGCCGCCGACCCGCCGCGCTGGGCCCCCGCCCACGGCAAGCGCGCCAAGGATGCACAGCGGCATTACCAGCAGCGCTATGCGCAGCAGGCCTACCAGCCGCGGTACTACACCTCCAATCAGGGCACGCAGTACTGGGCGGGCGACGATGGTCGCTACTACTGCAAGCGCTCGAACGGTACGACCGGTCTCCTGATCGGTGCTGCCGGCGGCGCACTCCTCGGTCGCACGATCCTGAGCGGCGGCGACCGTACGCTGGGCACGGTCATCGGTGCCGCGGCCGGTGCGCTGCTCGGCCGCCAGCTCGATCGCGGCGAGGTTCGCTGCCGCTGA
- a CDS encoding SAM-dependent methyltransferase, producing the protein MAIIDRVLGRMVEHGVLEVVHPDGRVVRLGEPADGFPEVRVRFADHKVARDILLDPRLGAAEAFMDGRLLIERGDVMDLVGLLRKNNRWDHGKELSPPTLRRRLTNRFAATFEAINRQSSSKRNVAHHYDIGNDLYELMLDGDHLQYSCAYWPRPDMTLEEAQTAKLAHIAAKLALSPGQRVLDIGCGWGGMTIYLARHVDVTVTGITLSEEQAALARQRVAAAGVADRVFIELVDYRDLAGRGDTFDRIVSVGMFEHVGVPQFETFFRSCANLLAPDGVMLLHSITRFGKPGKTDAFTRKYIFPGGYIPALSETLSASEKVRLIATDIEILRLHYARTLREWYARIVANRETIEKTYSPRFYRMWTFYLAGATASFESGGMGNFQIQYVRDRHALPITRDYIAAKETVLLDDSAVAAGPHG; encoded by the coding sequence ATGGCCATCATCGACCGCGTGCTTGGCAGGATGGTCGAGCACGGCGTCCTCGAAGTAGTCCACCCCGATGGCCGCGTGGTGCGACTGGGCGAGCCGGCGGACGGCTTTCCCGAGGTCCGGGTGCGCTTCGCCGACCACAAGGTCGCGCGCGACATACTGCTCGATCCGCGGCTCGGCGCGGCGGAGGCGTTCATGGACGGGCGCCTGCTGATCGAGCGCGGCGACGTGATGGACCTCGTCGGATTGCTGCGAAAGAACAACCGCTGGGACCACGGCAAGGAGCTGTCCCCTCCCACGCTTCGACGTCGGCTTACGAACCGCTTCGCTGCGACTTTCGAAGCGATCAACCGGCAGTCATCGTCTAAGCGCAACGTTGCCCATCACTACGACATCGGCAACGACCTGTACGAACTGATGCTCGATGGCGACCACCTCCAGTACTCGTGCGCGTACTGGCCGCGCCCTGACATGACCCTGGAGGAAGCGCAGACGGCCAAGCTCGCGCATATCGCGGCCAAGCTCGCCCTCTCGCCGGGCCAGCGCGTGCTCGACATCGGCTGCGGCTGGGGCGGCATGACGATCTATCTCGCCCGGCACGTCGATGTCACCGTGACCGGCATCACGCTCAGCGAGGAACAGGCGGCGCTGGCCCGCCAGCGGGTGGCGGCGGCCGGGGTGGCGGACCGGGTCTTCATCGAACTCGTAGACTACCGCGACCTTGCCGGGCGCGGCGACACGTTCGACCGGATCGTCTCGGTGGGCATGTTCGAACACGTCGGCGTGCCGCAGTTCGAAACGTTCTTCCGCAGCTGCGCCAACCTGCTCGCACCCGACGGGGTCATGCTGCTCCATTCGATCACTCGCTTCGGCAAACCGGGAAAGACCGACGCCTTCACCCGCAAGTACATCTTTCCCGGCGGCTACATCCCCGCTCTCAGCGAAACCCTCTCCGCGAGCGAGAAGGTCCGCCTGATCGCCACCGACATCGAAATCCTGCGCCTGCATTATGCCAGGACGCTGCGCGAATGGTACGCCCGCATCGTCGCCAACCGGGAAACCATCGAGAAGACCTACTCCCCTCGGTTCTACCGCATGTGGACCTTCTACCTTGCCGGCGCGACCGCCTCGTTCGAGAGCGGGGGCATGGGCAATTTCCAGATCCAGTACGTCCGCGACCGCCACGCACTACCCATTACTCGCGACTACATCGCGGCGAAGGAAACCGTCCTGCTAGACGACAGCGCCGTTGCGGCGGGCCCCCACGGCTGA
- a CDS encoding molybdopterin-binding protein, with amino-acid sequence MQRRGLLAGAAAFLAAGCSKVAESSPGRSLFETAGRWHRGAQRVFGDALVTEYAKADISPFFRGNGSTGVDTPEYAAHQAAGFADWRLEVTGLVDTPLSFSLDNIRKLPQRTQITRHDCVEGWSAIGQWTGPQLATILKGAGLKPEARYIVFRCADTLSGARYYESIDLDDAFHPQTIIAHSLNGEPLPVINGAPLRLRVERQLGYKHAKYLTGIEAVASFADIAGGKGGYWEDRSDYQWYAGI; translated from the coding sequence ATGCAGCGTAGGGGGCTTCTCGCGGGGGCCGCGGCGTTCCTGGCCGCCGGGTGTTCCAAGGTCGCCGAGAGCAGTCCGGGCCGTTCGCTGTTCGAGACGGCGGGCCGCTGGCATCGCGGCGCACAGCGCGTCTTCGGCGATGCGCTGGTGACCGAATATGCGAAGGCCGACATCTCCCCATTCTTCCGCGGTAACGGCTCTACCGGCGTCGATACGCCCGAATACGCCGCGCATCAGGCGGCCGGCTTTGCCGACTGGCGGCTGGAGGTGACCGGCCTCGTCGATACGCCGCTGTCGTTCAGCCTCGACAACATCCGCAAGCTGCCGCAGCGCACCCAAATCACCCGGCACGATTGCGTGGAGGGGTGGAGCGCGATCGGCCAATGGACCGGCCCGCAGCTCGCCACCATCCTCAAAGGGGCGGGCCTGAAGCCAGAGGCGCGCTACATCGTGTTCCGCTGCGCCGACACGCTGTCGGGCGCGCGGTATTACGAGAGCATCGACCTCGACGACGCGTTCCACCCGCAGACGATCATCGCGCACAGCCTGAACGGCGAACCGCTGCCCGTCATAAACGGCGCGCCTCTGCGCCTGCGGGTCGAACGGCAGCTCGGCTACAAGCACGCAAAGTACCTGACCGGGATCGAGGCGGTTGCCAGTTTCGCCGACATCGCCGGCGGCAAGGGCGGGTACTGGGAGGATCGCTCCGACTACCAATGGTACGCCGGGATCTGA
- a CDS encoding SDR family oxidoreductase — translation MADGSPPRPAVLVTGGARRIGAAIARGFAAAGWHVVIHYGHSAREAEALAAELPHANAVHCDLVDGNAAAEFAAMLAERLPDWRVLVNCAAVFEPDTAERMEMDVFRRALRVNAASPAKLAQTFLARAKSNGGKRVIDITDQKLANPNPDFFSYTMSKHALASTVTMLAMAQANPDDRVYALAPGAILPSHDQSAAEAEVSHRLNPLARRTGENEIVEACLWLSEGWLASGETLYIDSGQHLLAQPRDVIFLAREKGVTGA, via the coding sequence ATGGCTGACGGCTCCCCTCCCCGCCCCGCAGTGCTGGTGACCGGCGGCGCCCGGCGCATCGGTGCCGCGATTGCTCGCGGGTTCGCGGCGGCAGGCTGGCATGTCGTGATCCACTACGGCCATTCCGCGCGCGAGGCCGAGGCGCTGGCCGCCGAACTACCCCATGCCAACGCGGTGCACTGCGACCTCGTCGACGGAAACGCGGCGGCCGAATTCGCGGCCATGCTGGCCGAGCGCCTGCCCGACTGGCGGGTGCTGGTGAACTGCGCGGCCGTGTTCGAGCCCGACACCGCCGAGCGGATGGAGATGGACGTGTTCCGCCGCGCGTTGCGCGTGAACGCCGCCAGCCCCGCCAAGCTGGCGCAGACCTTCCTCGCCAGGGCGAAATCGAACGGCGGCAAGCGGGTGATCGACATTACCGACCAGAAGCTCGCCAACCCGAACCCGGACTTCTTCAGCTACACCATGAGCAAGCACGCGCTTGCGAGCACGGTGACGATGCTGGCGATGGCGCAGGCGAACCCCGACGACCGCGTCTACGCGCTCGCGCCCGGGGCCATCCTGCCCAGCCACGACCAGAGCGCAGCGGAAGCCGAGGTGAGCCACCGGCTCAATCCCCTCGCCCGCCGCACGGGCGAGAACGAGATCGTCGAGGCGTGCCTGTGGCTCAGCGAAGGATGGCTTGCGAGCGGCGAGACCCTCTATATCGACAGCGGCCAGCACCTCCTCGCGCAGCCGCGCGACGTGATTTTCCTGGCGCGCGAGAAAGGCGTAACCGGCGCATGA
- a CDS encoding glycine zipper 2TM domain-containing protein: MKKMMFALAATSLAIPAAPALAHNTGYRHSHNYENGVNYWQGDDGRYYCKRSNGTVGLLVGGAAGALVGRAIDTQGSRATGTILGAAAGALLGREIQKRRAEAKCR, translated from the coding sequence ATGAAGAAGATGATGTTTGCTCTCGCCGCCACGAGCCTCGCGATCCCCGCCGCTCCCGCGCTGGCCCACAACACCGGCTATCGCCACAGCCACAATTACGAAAACGGCGTGAACTACTGGCAGGGCGACGACGGACGCTACTACTGCAAGCGTTCGAACGGTACGGTCGGGCTGCTCGTGGGCGGTGCCGCCGGTGCCCTCGTGGGTCGCGCGATCGACACCCAGGGCAGCCGGGCCACCGGCACGATCCTCGGCGCTGCCGCCGGCGCGCTTCTGGGCCGCGAAATCCAGAAGCGCCGCGCAGAGGCGAAGTGCCGCTGA